The window ccacaatcactcgacctcaacccaattgagatggtttgggatgagttgaaccgcagagtgaaggaaaagcagccaacaagtgctcagcatatgtgagaactccttcaagacagttggaaaagtattcctggtgaagctggttgagagaatgccaagagtgtaaaggcgtcaaggcaaagggtggctactttgaagaatctaacataTAATCAAGTTGtttaattataatttttttggttactacgtgattccatatgtgttatttcatagttgggaggtcttcactattattacacaatgtagaaaatagtaaaataaagaaaaacccttgaatgagtaggtgtccaaacctgACTGgtactatttttttttaaaccagaaaTTATTTTACTATGTGTAAAATCCCTACCCCCACTAACGATGGAATGAGTAGGTCGAAACCCAGTTGGGTGGCTGGTACACCTCCGGAAGGCACAGCTGGCATGGTTTGGTCAATGGTGTgcctatatttttgttcattcatTTGTTAAGTCACagtggttcacacacacacacacacacacacacacacacacacacacacacacacacacacacacacacacacacacacacacacacacacacacacacacacacacacacacacacacacacacacacacacacacacacacacacacacacacacacacacacacacacacacacacgtcaaggTCACAAGTCAAAGTGCAAATGTCTTTTGGATGGGTCAGTATGTTCCTTAGTCCTTGGGCGGCAGGACGTTGTTGTCAAAGTGTCCCTGGTTGGTGATGTTCCCTGCTGGAAAGTACCTGGCTACCACGAATGACGAGCCATCTGGCGCACTGGCCTTCCCCACACCCAGCTTCTTACTGCCCTTCCACACCATTGCTGTGAAATGacctggttagagagagagagagagagagagagagacaagctaaacaccttcaccGAAGGAAGCCCTCTGCAGCACTGCTCTTCTAAATATTTACAGCTACAGAGCCCTATATtcatctcctccccccctctatcATCCCCTCCATATACACTCTTTCCCCTCTATTGCAcactcccatctctccccctccgtctTTCCTCCTTTATCTGTCAGCAGCACATGAGTTGATAGGAGTGATCCTGACGCTGCAGGGTCGGTCACACTGAGCAGGAGGCTTCAGGAAGAGAACAGGAAGGACAGAAAAGACTGGGAATGCTATAAAGAACTGTGATTTTCCACAGGAAGCAGTGTTCCATGCATGTTTGTGAGCAGAGTCACAGAACTACACAGTCACAGAATGAGAATGTCACATTTATAGAACAAAGACCACACAGTCCAACACTGCCTGGGTGAACACAACACTGTGGCATGCAgcatcacacaagtcagagtgtgtgtctgtgtgcatgcttgtgtctCACCTGTGCCAGAGGAGAAGCCGGGGCGGTTGAAGTTGTATTGTTTGACCTCGTCATACCAGCGGTCAGCCACATCCTTCCCTATACACAGAGAGGACAAAGGTTACAGGTTATCACATAACATTATACTTGTTTGTTGCCTTTGTCACCATTGTTTAACAGAAACTCGGGCCAAAACCCCCAGAGTTCCAGCAGAGATGACAGCGGCAAGGAAATATTATCCAAGATGGCAGCTGTCCAAGGCAACAGTGCTAACCGTATAAAAGCTGCCAAAGCTTTAGGTGGGTCAGAAGAACACGGAGAGGTTTGAGATCCAGAGTTTCAGAGGAGTAGTCCAGAGAGAGATGAACTGAGCTTGACCCAGTGACAGTATGTATCCATAGGAGACTGTTTATGAATCACAGCAGACTGTCAGGTCAGTGCACAGACATAGTTGTGCTCTGAGTCATGGTCTTGTTGCTGAAACACTCCGAACACAGAGCAGGGAAATGGACCCCAGCTGTTCCTGCCTGGGCCGCCACTGGACAGGATAGTCTATAGTTTAGACCTAACTAAACCCTACAGAGACTCTGGATCGCTCTCTTTAATGGATCGCTCTCTTTAATGTTACTATCTGTACCGTACACAGTGAATAATGTATCTGTCTCCATTTACATAACTAAACATATGCAGGCTATGTCAATGTTTGGTTATAGCATTAGGAGTCATCGTGTTACAGTGTGTGTACCTGGCTGGTCATAGGAGGCCCAGGCCAGGTTCTCGCCACAGCTCCCCTTACTGGACTCAACACTGTGCTTCAGGATCCGTGTGCTGGCCAGAGACTCAGCATACCTACAGGGTGGAGATAGTTGTGGTAATAGTTAGATAAAGACAGCTAAAAGATGGGTGGGGTTAGGTGAAGTGGAAGGAAGTAAGGGTGTGGTTGGCCATGTCTCTGATAAAGGTGGTAGGTGGAGGAGaaagataagtgtgtgtgtgtgggttgggggGGCCCCGATGTCTGGGTGACCCACCTAGTGGCATCGCTACTCAGCTTGCTGCTCAGCTTCAGAGGGGGTGTCTGGTGCTTCCTACGATACTCATTATGACTCCGCAACACTTCCTCCGAAAACTGCTtagaagctgagagagagagagaaacacataaAACAAGATGCCATGAAAAAACTGAAGGTAAATGTCTATTGTTTCCCTTGTTTTCACTGTAATATACAATCAAACGTTCAAATCATTAATACAACTCAATAAAACGATAGGCTGCAGATAATCAGACAGTAACTTAGGCAGTAGTAAATCTCCAGTAAGCCCCATACATATGGCTGTTCCCAAGGCTTGAGTCTATAATACTAGACAGACAGTACCAGGGTATGTATGAATGGGGGACACATCCACCCTCTCCCCAGCCTGGTGCCAATCACAGCCATACTCACACATCTCCATTCTCTCTGGCATTCACACAATGAGGcgattctctcacacacacacacacacacacacacacacacacacacacacacacacacactttgcagaTGTAGCGGAATACAGTCTGTTACAGCCTTGTGAATAATCAGTGGTTGCAGTCCTTAAGGCTGGATCCTTGACCCAGACTTAGCTTATTCCTAAACTAAATACCACTTTCAATGGAGGATAATGTGGTTCTGGAAACTGGCACCGAAAATGTTCTGTCAAtcgatctctctcacacacacacaccttgcacaTAGGGAATTCCCCTACTGGCACAGCTATTCCTGATACTCTCACCACCCCTTTCTCCCTGTTGCATGATAACAGCCCATTGTCACAAATTGAGACCTAATCCTCTTttgtaatcacacacacacacacacacacacacacacacacacaca of the Oncorhynchus clarkii lewisi isolate Uvic-CL-2024 chromosome 3, UVic_Ocla_1.0, whole genome shotgun sequence genome contains:
- the LOC139391691 gene encoding Golgi-associated plant pathogenesis-related protein 1-like, which encodes MGKSASKQFSEEVLRSHNEYRRKHQTPPLKLSSKLSSDATRYAESLASTRILKHSVESSKGSCGENLAWASYDQPGKDVADRWYDEVKQYNFNRPGFSSGTGHFTAMVWKGSKKLGVGKASAPDGSSFVVARYFPAGNITNQGHFDNNVLPPKD